In Candidatus Thermoplasmatota archaeon, the genomic stretch CCTCCTGTCCCTGGATATAAGGTTCTACCATCTTGATGCAGTGAAATATTGAGTATGTGTGGATCGTCATAGTAGATATCCTGGGTACCATTACCATGGTGGACGTCGAGGTCAAGGATGGCACAACGTTTGAGATGGTATTTTTCTCGAAGATATTCGATAGTAACAGCAATGTCATTAAAGAAACAGAATCCTGAGGAGTATGCTCTGCTTGCATGGTGAAAACCACCTAACGGGTTTACTGAAAGATTGTATCCCTGGAAAAGCTTTTCACCAGCAAGAATACTTCCTCCAGCTGCAAGTCGTGCAATTTCATAAATGCCAATGGGTGCTGGGGTATCTGCAGCAAGCCAGCCACCGTTTTCACTAAGCTCTTTGACACGATCAACATATCGTTTTTCATGAACTCTGAGAAGATCTTTTTCAGAACAGGGTGTTGGAGCAAGGATGTCAAAAGAGCTAAGGATGTTTTTTTCAGTTAAAAATTTCATGGTTTGTCGTGGTTTATCACCAATAAGCGGATGATCAACACCGAGATCATATTTGTTGAAGTCTTCGTGATACACGATCGCATTCATATGGGTCCAAAGGTCGACAATAGAGAAGAGCTACAATAATGTTACCTTTAAGATACTACAACTCGATTGGTACGTTTGACTGAAAATGAGGAAAAAAATTATATTGATGCTGCGATTTCTTTTTCTGTGATAGCATGGTTGCAAAAAAATCATGGAAGGAGAAATTAATTGATAGTAAAGATCTCCAAAAAGTTGAAAAAATTCATGAAAAATTGCAAAAACAATGGGGTTCTGGAACCGTGGTGATACCGGCCCCAAGTGAAGTTGATGAACTTATGAAACAAGTTCCTTTTGGAAAACTGATTACGATCAATGATATTCGACAGGTGCTTGCCAAAAAACATCATGCGACGATTGGCTGTCCAATTACAACCGGGATTTTTGCATGGGTTGCTGCACATGCCGCTGAAGAAGAGGCAGCTGAAGGAAAAAAAGATATTACACCGTATTGGAGGACGTTAAAAACCGGTGGTATCTTGAATGAGAAGTATCCCGGTGGTGTTGAAAACGTTAAAGAAAAACTTGAACATGAGGGGCACTGCGTGATCAAAAAAGGAAAAAATTATGTCGTGGAAAAATACGAAAATGCACTGTATCGTTTTGAGTGATAACCCACGTTGTTTTTTTTATTGTTGTGATACTCTGAAGACAAGGGGTCCTAGAATGAATGCCTGTGCCTTGCGTTGCTCATCAAGTGCTTGAACGGTAATATGGATGGAGCCAAGTCCAACGATGACCCCTGAAGTAACTGTAGCTTGTCCGCCTGCTGGAAGATTGGTAACGGTTTTTGTCAGAGTTCTGTTGAGGAGTTTAAAGATTCCGCCAGTGTAGCTGAGGTTGACTATAAGTT encodes the following:
- a CDS encoding acetoin utilization protein AcuC; its protein translation is MNAIVYHEDFNKYDLGVDHPLIGDKPRQTMKFLTEKNILSSFDILAPTPCSEKDLLRVHEKRYVDRVKELSENGGWLAADTPAPIGIYEIARLAAGGSILAGEKLFQGYNLSVNPLGGFHHASRAYSSGFCFFNDIAVTIEYLREKYHLKRCAILDLDVHHGNGTQDIYYDDPHILNISLHQDGRTLYPGTGGVEKIGRDRAEGYTINIPLPPATNGTSYLKAFHAIVPKIVRAFDPELIIYQSGVDTHHTDPLADLRLTYQTYYSLAQTIQKLSTETCNKLLVLFGGGYNSISCIIAYYNILSGILGDKDFYTEPETIDSSGVNIDIIIKDVKKHIKKYWKI
- a CDS encoding MGMT family protein — encoded protein: MVAKKSWKEKLIDSKDLQKVEKIHEKLQKQWGSGTVVIPAPSEVDELMKQVPFGKLITINDIRQVLAKKHHATIGCPITTGIFAWVAAHAAEEEAAEGKKDITPYWRTLKTGGILNEKYPGGVENVKEKLEHEGHCVIKKGKNYVVEKYENALYRFE